The Flavobacterium piscisymbiosum genome includes a region encoding these proteins:
- the azu gene encoding azurin: MKKSFKITLVAAFAIFSLFSCGKKDSKDIEPVATPTTEEPYEESPIETPVATNDLQIESNDQMQYSVTELRAPAGKITLTLKHVGKMEKIAMGHNLVILKPGTDISDFTLKAVDAKDTDYIPASEKAKVIAHTKIIGGGESDVIEFTIDEPGTYDFICSFPGHVSMMKGKLIVE, encoded by the coding sequence ATGAAAAAGTCTTTCAAGATTACCCTCGTAGCAGCCTTTGCAATTTTCAGTTTATTCTCATGCGGAAAAAAAGATTCAAAAGACATAGAACCAGTTGCAACACCCACAACTGAGGAACCTTACGAAGAAAGTCCGATCGAAACCCCAGTCGCTACAAATGATCTTCAGATTGAGAGCAATGATCAAATGCAATATTCTGTAACTGAATTAAGAGCTCCCGCAGGAAAAATTACCCTTACACTAAAACATGTCGGCAAGATGGAAAAAATCGCAATGGGACATAATTTAGTAATTCTAAAACCTGGAACTGATATTTCTGATTTTACACTTAAAGCTGTAGATGCAAAAGATACAGATTACATACCTGCATCTGAAAAAGCAAAAGTAATTGCCCATACAAAAATAATTGGCGGCGGCGAAAGCGATGTTATTGAGTTTACAATAGACGAACCAGGAACTTACGATTTTATCTGCTCATTCCCTGGACATGTATCGATGATGAAAGGAAAATTAATTGTAGAATAA
- a CDS encoding nitric-oxide reductase large subunit: protein MNKEKKLWIGFALVMSISFSALGYYGYEIYQEAPPIPTEIVGPNNTVIFTAEEIKDGQNVWQSMGGQEVGTIWGHGAYVAPDWTADWLHREAVFILDKLSEKEYSKTFAELTKEQQATMKIRLQNDVRRNTYDSSTGIITISQNRIEAIAYLSKYYEGLFMDDPKFETLRHNYAIPKMSIKDPERMHKMNAFFFWATWATVTERPNQKISYTHNWPSDELVGNVATKDLLVWSGVSIILLLFCIGVLIFYHVRSGEDEHFEIPVQDPLLKQGMTPSMFRIKKYLWVVSLLIVLQVVMGVITAHYGVEGNGFFGIPLDQILPYAVTRTWHTQLAIFWIATAWLATGLYIAPAVAGKDPKFQTFGVDFLFYALILIVLGSMAGQWFGVMQKLNLVENFWFGHQGYEYVDLGRFWQIFLLVGLFLWLALMVRPLLPVLKKKTGERNLIIMFLISCTAIATFYAAGLMWGRQTNLAIAEYWRWWVVHLWVEGFFEVFATVVIAFLFVRLGLLKTKTATLNVIFSTIIFMSGGILGTFHHLYFSGTPTAVMALGATFSALEIVPLVLIGYEAYHNYKLSKSTQWIKDYKWPIYFMIAVAFWNFLGAGVFGFIINPPIALYYVQGLNTTPLHGHTALFGVYGMLGIGLMLFVLRSLYRHEIWNEKAMKFIFWSTNIGLLAMALLSLLPVGIWQAIESIEHGMWYARSAELMQQPAMVTLKWLRAIGDTIFGFGVLALCWFVFDLTLRKKS from the coding sequence ATGAACAAGGAAAAAAAACTGTGGATAGGTTTTGCACTTGTGATGAGTATCTCTTTTTCTGCCTTAGGATATTACGGATATGAGATCTATCAGGAAGCACCTCCTATTCCAACCGAAATAGTTGGGCCAAACAACACCGTAATCTTTACCGCTGAGGAAATTAAGGATGGGCAGAATGTATGGCAAAGTATGGGTGGACAGGAAGTTGGTACTATTTGGGGACATGGTGCCTATGTAGCCCCAGACTGGACTGCAGACTGGCTGCATAGAGAAGCCGTGTTTATTTTGGATAAATTGTCCGAAAAGGAATATTCAAAAACTTTTGCAGAACTGACAAAAGAGCAACAGGCCACAATGAAAATCAGGCTTCAAAATGATGTTCGTAGAAATACCTACGACAGTAGTACTGGCATCATAACCATTTCTCAAAACAGGATTGAAGCCATAGCCTATTTGAGTAAGTATTATGAAGGATTGTTTATGGATGATCCCAAATTTGAGACATTACGCCATAATTATGCAATTCCCAAAATGTCTATAAAAGATCCGGAAAGAATGCATAAAATGAACGCTTTTTTCTTTTGGGCAACCTGGGCAACTGTAACAGAAAGGCCAAATCAGAAAATTTCATACACACACAACTGGCCATCTGATGAATTAGTTGGAAATGTGGCTACCAAAGATCTTCTGGTATGGTCAGGAGTTAGTATCATACTGCTGCTATTTTGCATCGGTGTTCTAATTTTTTATCATGTGCGATCAGGTGAAGATGAGCATTTCGAAATACCAGTTCAGGATCCACTATTAAAACAAGGAATGACACCTTCGATGTTTCGCATAAAAAAATATCTTTGGGTCGTAAGTCTATTAATTGTATTGCAAGTTGTAATGGGGGTCATTACCGCACATTACGGTGTAGAAGGAAACGGATTCTTTGGTATTCCTCTGGATCAGATTCTGCCTTACGCAGTAACAAGAACCTGGCATACTCAACTGGCTATATTCTGGATAGCAACCGCTTGGCTTGCAACTGGATTATACATTGCACCGGCTGTTGCAGGGAAAGACCCAAAATTTCAAACATTTGGTGTTGATTTTTTATTCTATGCTTTAATTCTAATTGTATTAGGCTCAATGGCCGGACAATGGTTTGGGGTAATGCAGAAACTTAATTTGGTAGAAAACTTCTGGTTTGGTCATCAAGGTTACGAATATGTAGATTTAGGTCGATTCTGGCAAATATTCCTTCTTGTAGGATTGTTTCTTTGGCTGGCATTAATGGTTCGTCCTTTACTTCCGGTACTGAAGAAAAAAACAGGCGAAAGAAATCTTATCATAATGTTCCTAATCTCATGTACCGCTATTGCTACTTTCTATGCAGCTGGCCTAATGTGGGGAAGACAGACCAATCTGGCAATTGCTGAATATTGGAGATGGTGGGTTGTGCATCTATGGGTAGAAGGCTTTTTTGAAGTGTTTGCTACTGTAGTAATTGCTTTCTTATTTGTTCGTTTAGGTCTGTTAAAAACAAAAACAGCAACGCTGAATGTTATTTTCTCTACTATTATTTTTATGTCTGGAGGAATTTTAGGAACATTTCATCATCTTTATTTCTCAGGAACGCCAACTGCTGTGATGGCTCTTGGGGCAACCTTTAGCGCTTTGGAGATTGTGCCTCTGGTTTTAATTGGGTATGAAGCCTACCATAACTACAAACTTTCAAAATCAACACAATGGATCAAGGATTATAAATGGCCTATCTATTTTATGATTGCTGTTGCTTTCTGGAATTTCTTAGGAGCCGGAGTATTTGGTTTTATCATTAATCCGCCTATTGCTTTATATTACGTTCAGGGCTTAAACACAACGCCTTTGCATGGACATACTGCCTTATTTGGAGTCTATGGAATGCTCGGAATTGGTTTGATGCTATTTGTGCTCCGCAGTTTGTACAGACATGAGATATGGAATGAAAAAGCAATGAAATTCATATTCTGGTCTACCAATATTGGATTGCTGGCTATGGCTTTATTGAGTCTTCTTCCTGTTGGAATTTGGCAAGCTATAGAAAGTATCGAGCACGGAATGTGGTATGCACGTTCGGCCGAACTAATGCAGCAGCCAGCGATGGTAACCTTGAAATGGCTTAGGGCTATCGGCGATACTATTTTCGGATTTGGAGTATTGGCATTGTGCTGGTTTGTCTTTGACCTTACCCTTAGAAAAAAAAGTTAG